aatccaaatatattcatgtgtCCTTGACCAAATGTATCTTCTTGTTAATTAACTTCACCATAAATGTATTACATtcactttattattatatgtgcTGCATCTATCTGCTAATACTAATCTATCTTAGGGAGACGACTGACATTATCTAACTAGAGAGTGAGTTCATTTTCTCTGGTTTGAAGGAGAGTGTTATATGTCGGCACCTCCCTGGAAAGATGAATACTGTAAACATGCAAATGAAAGAATTGAAGGATTATTCTTTTTGTACCCCTCAGAGACGAGGGCTCCTGCCAGCACCATCTTTATCTGCccattttagttcttttctaTACTCTGCTCTGTTGTTAGTCTGCGTTTAAGTTTTCAATGTTATGGACTTTTGTCTTGTATTTCTTTGAATTGAGGATTATCCTGACCTTTGCTTATTGGTTTTTCCTTTGTTTGATATAGGTAGCACAGAAGATTACTGGGGAAGACAGGATGCTGCTCGTGTTGTTGCTCAAGTTGAGTACATGTTGATGCCAGTCCTATATCAAGATTCTTGAATCTCTTAATGCAAAGTATTATAACGACACacttaaattgaaatatatgttGCCGCAAGATGAATATTTTGGGATGGAAATCGTATGCTACTCTctgtgggtgggtgggtgcCATTTACATTCAGTATATGTAAATAGCATCCTtatatctttataattttttgcgACATATTCCACTTTTCTCTTATCACTGAATTAGAGATTTGTATATTATCACATATTTCTATTAAGTGGAACAGAAAATGAGGTTTCTTAtatgtaatgatatatattaggTAAATAAAGCTGATTATTACATTTCATTGTTACGGCAGTACGACTTACTCATCTTATATGATGGGGTTAAATTCTAATCTAATAATTGTGATTCTTGCTGTTGAAGTTAGTTTGGGAAGGACTTGGTCTTGGAGAAGGTGCTGCTATTGGAACTTGGAGCAGGTATGTTTGAATTCACGCAGCGGCTCCTGTCTAAATCTCTCAAGTACTATTGATTTCCCAACATTTGGCTTcctcttatatattttctgtgTTGAACTTATAATGACTAGAAATCAGCTTTCTCACGGACCTAATGCCATAATCCTGTAGTTTGTTGTCTTGATTGGTTCATCACGAACAGACGTCAATACTCAAATCATTAGTTTCTGTGCTGTTCAAATAATATGCTTTTATATGCTGGAAATGTAGTTTAATTTGTCTGCATGCATGTCTTCGTTTGATGTAAATAACGTTTCTTAACAAagttgtttatttaatttcagtGCAACCGAAAAGAAGAAGGTTCTCCTTGGTATTGGAGGAGGGCATTATGTACCTCGGCACATGGACATAATTATGTAAGTCGATTGTTTCAATTATTGCATCATAATTTCACCCTGGTTATTCAATACATGGTCAGATTCTGTTGTTATGCAGAACATGTAAAACTGAAATTGAGCAAATCTTGTAAATCTTCTTCGACTGAAATATGACAGGAAAGACGGGACTTGGGTCGGCCACCTCATCTCCGGATATTCTTTGCCAATGGAAGATCCTGGACAgttgaaagagaaaacaacCACTGACAGCATTGGAGGGACATGGAAACAAGCCATCAAAGTTGCTTTTGATGCTACCAAAGCAGCCTTCCCAGGCGGAGAAATTCTGGCACATCTTGATCATAAGTAAGTTCTCTATAAACAACAGATTAATGGGCTCCAAAATGCATCAAGTACACTGTCGCTATAACACAAGATTACATCAAGCCATCAGAGTTGCCTTCGATGCTACCAAAACAGCTCCACATTAACTAACACTTTTGGCTGCAGGAGTTTCAAGGGTTGGCAGAAGAATGCTATTACAGATTTTCTAGGCCAACAGGGCATAAAAGTCGGCAAGCCAGCAGACTTCCATTGATCCCGATGATACGGTACCAGTCTCGTTCCAGCAACCATGGCCGAATCCAAGATTTTATATGGTTGTCGGAATACTGTAACAGTCCATTTGCTGATTCAGTTCATAGATACTGGGAGGTAGAAGCTGAAATCTGCTAATTGAAGAGATGCATACGATGATGTCATTCTAGTTTGACCTGTCTTTTCTTGGACCCCTTTGTGCGATCTTGAACTCAGATAATGTAAGCCATGTAAGAATAATATCTTGTACAATATTTATTCGGATgtaagagaaaagaaaacccttctaaaacaagaaaaaatagagtACAATGTAGCATCAGATGTTTTGATGTTGTTAT
Above is a genomic segment from Sesamum indicum cultivar Zhongzhi No. 13 unplaced genomic scaffold, S_indicum_v1.0 scaffold00346, whole genome shotgun sequence containing:
- the LOC105180143 gene encoding D-aminoacyl-tRNA deacylase-like isoform X1, translating into MVTLVVATTCDPASINPAKALLAMPGWQPGPTLEGGIRSFKNGGSLRLLEQEKFIIEEDDLDLRWEAATGETVVEVIFLSRHAAVSNRPALTIHPIGVPHLKDGDVLPQGGKPGWAAPPCPRMGPWLLLLKKIAESHNLLPEFEITLEATHHGPVTTKPTMFIEIGSTEDYWGRQDAARVVAQFGKDLVLEKVLLLELGAGMFEFTQRLLSKSLNATEKKKVLLGIGGGHYVPRHMDIIMKDGTWVGHLISGYSLPMEDPGQLKEKTTTDSIGGTWKQAIKVAFDATKAAFPGGEILAHLDHKSFKGWQKNAITDFLGQQGIKVGKPADFH